The genomic window CTCTAGAGAGAGTGATTGATACTAGTCGTAGTGTGCATGAGACAGGTGCGGGTATGTTGCTTGTACATTAATATTAAGCTGGGATTCCCTAGAATGGTTGTTGAATATAGATATACTGTGTActcatccgtcctaaaatataaatatttttagacttCGATACAATCTTCGAGATGTTATTTTgacccaaaaaaatatatataaataaaatattttaaataaaaagagttgtatattatgatagtttgtttaataataaatctagtaacatcaattttacacgattgatcttttctatttttattaataattaaaattaaaaatatttaacttaacactatgctaaaaatgtttatattttgtgacggaggAGTACTACGCATGAGGGTGTACTACCCCATGTTGTAGTAACCCACTTAAACAAAAGGTTGCATGATTCAAATGCAAAACTCTGGCAGCTTTAACCTGCTTTATTCGGTCTGATGCTGTACTAGTACTCCAAGTGTCGTTTTTTACTTCTGCGATTTTGTCACTGTTCCAGCAGGTCAATCTGATCTGTGTAAGACGACCCCTTTAAAAAGGCAGCATTGTTAAAACACACGACTAGGAAAAAGATATACTAAGTATCATGCATGCTACATTTCTGTAGAAATTATGGACACATTGTACTGGTTGCATTTAGCTCACATTTGAGTTCATGGAAGATATATTTAGATTAAGTGCAGGCACACAAAACAAAACGAGAGAAAACCATTAACACGTGGttaattgagttttagttaTTTCAAATTCAGAAAATTGAtttatcttatattttgaaataccTTTTATATACAAAGTTTTCGTATGAAATGCTACTAAACAGTTTAAGAAACGTGATAACAAAAATTAAGATAAAATCCTGTATTTTAATCAGAAAATAACAGGACCTTAGAGTGGAATGCTACATGGAGTACTATGCATGTAAGCACTTGTACTATAATTAAGCATGAGACACATATAACCGGATGTGTTTTGTCCTGCAGTATTAGTGCCTCTACCTACACAAACTGTACGACACTGTACCAGTACATTGCTGGAGATCTTACCCATCAGATTGACATTGACCTCCCATggacacacacgcacacacagaGGGCCACTGTTCTTCCAGTATGGACTTGTCCAAGGACAAGACAAACAATGGACTCATGCATAATGCAATGCAAGGCAATGGCCAGTGATCAAATCCAAATGCGTATTCAGAGAGATTGATGAGTGCAATGATCAATGCTACTCCAGCTAGCACTTGAGAGACCTCTTGAGAGGAATCAAAATGATTTGGGAATCAATCCCTCTATCATCAATCCAGTGCCCCTAATCATCAAGCACAAGAAAGCTCAGACTCGCATGGCTGTTCCATCACCCACCTCGAGAGAAAACACACACACGCATGCACAGACACCAACCAAGCCATTGACCATGGGGGCTTTTCCTGTTTTGCGATGAAATGGTTGCAAGCAAACGTCTCATCCGTCTCTTCAATCCACGCACATTTGCACTCCCGGACAGTCAATCAATCAACCAGCCAACACGGTCCATTTCGTGATcagatagaaaaaaaactgaaaaaaactTGTTCGGATAATCGGATCGTAGGTGCAGTGGTGGAGGTCAATGCCTAGCTGAAGCCGACGTGAAAAATGTGTTGCTATCATACTCCTACTCTATCTATAACAAAAAGCTCAACCTACCTAAATAAGGATGTAACATCTCTTatagcagatacaatagcaggctataagccagctgtaaacaaattttaagaagataaatgaggagagagaagagcagcgggttacagatttgtagccagctatagcacggactccaagacacagtgtgtatgacaggtgggaccaggtattaatagtgtagtatgtaactattgtatgaatgagttattagattggctatatatgaattggagctagcagttggctatactattaaacttgcttttagtacaataaatctggacggTCTTTTATCAAGATTCGTTCTACTAAAAAGTGTCACATCCCCTTCtagatttagtttttttttgaatggaagTGAGTACATGTAAAGAAATGGACAGCCATTTTCTCACACCATGAGTCGATCAGCCTCATTTCAGTAATACTAACCTCCAGTACAAATTTAAATGGTGCCGCGAGTAACTTTCAGAAGGATATTACTCCTTTGTACCGGTAccttcaaattttaaaaattaagtttCAGTAATACTCTAagaattaaattataaaatttaaattttgaatacgGTTGATAAGCTAAAGAACGAATGATAGAGCTAACAATGACAACATGGTGTGGTCGAAatgttcaaatttgaaaaaaaaaaagagagagggtcTGTTCGGTTAAGTTAGAAGGTGGTTGTACAGCCGCAATGCTGTTATTGTTTTAGTAGAAATTTGCTTGCTATAAGTCCTGTTGCTGCGGCTGCAACGCTGCCATAGCTTGCTGCTCCGAACACAACCTGagttatttttaaagttaaagATGTTAAAAAAATCTGTAAGATTTTGCTATTTTTGTTGTGAGTAATTAGCTTCGCAATTactataaaatataacaatacaAAGAGCTAATAAGGCCACTATGTACAGTACTTTCTGATTGTTGCTTGATATTTCACACTGTAGAGCCAGGAATTTATTACAGGAGGCATGAAAAAGTTTCTACAGTGTAGCTACCTTTTATCGAGTTCGGTCGGAAGGCTGACAAATAGTCAAATACGAACAGTAACTAGCGTAAGCTTCATAAGGTTCATCAATCTAGTGTCTGTAGTCTGTCCCCGGTCCCTTCTCGTTTACAGACGAAAAAAAGGTTGAGATATTTTACAATGATTTTTACTAGGAGTAAAATTATGTTTATATCGCTTTTCTTTTCCAATTCAATAGAACTGGAGTACGACTGATTCATTTATACTGTCACTTGAATTCTGGTAGTAGATCTCTCTATCTTCACGATGTTCACTTTTGATTTGAACTGGGCATTTGACCATCTATCTTATTTAATTAATATTattgttgtgacttgttttattattaattttattttaaccataccttatattttgtttatatttatgatagttttttttaataagacgaatgatccaacgttatttaaaaagtcaacactTTTTGTATTTAAGAATATAaagagagttttttttaacagtaGCAAGACTCATGAATCAACACGGTTTGTATCACTAGTAAAATGATTGTAACATTGCAACGGGAAGAGTGGACGGATGACTTGCTttgggcccctttgatttgtaaggaaaaacataggaattaaAGTATTTTAATTCTATAGGAAAAATTCTTATAAAGGTCTTCGAAACAAAGATTGAATCATATCctatcctttaaaatttatatggaatggacaatcctctCATTTgcttcaacctcttgaaaaatttaCTATGATTCTATTTATCCTATCTgcttcctatgttttttttacggtcgaatcaaacagtcatttgcattgtttttttttttgcatttgcaATCCTGTTAGAATCCCGTATTTTTTCTATACTTTCTTTTATTCCTGCGATTTAAATGGGTTAGTTCAAGAGACTTTGGTACATAAACTGATCTTCTGTTGTAtaactgatttttttcttctttgcaaaTATAAGTCTCGAGGAAAATATTATACACcacaatatatattaaataaagtAAGGAAAAAACATTCACCGCACAAACATTGTCATTGATCTGTTGGTCGAGGAGATGAAGGTCCCCGGAGAATATTAgcttctttttaaaatataaagtgAAGGATGTTTACAGACACAGAGGGAGTGTGGTTAAAATCAATAAATCGgattcttaagaaaaaaaaaggacagaaCAAATACAGTAAAAACTTCAACAACTACCTTGAAACAGAAGGTAGAAAAGAAGTGGTAACAGTTTTATGTTGTGCCCAAATAGAAAATGTTGCTGCTTTAATTGATTTCTGACATTAATTTACATGTCCAGATACTGGACCATGTCCTCTACATACATCATTCTGAGGCCAAAAAGATTGAGAGACAAGGGAAGAGGCTAATGACATCGATATTCATTCATGCATTAACTTGAAGGTCTGAACACACACGATATAAAGTGGCCTGCATTGATGGTCTCTAGAAAGGGAACAAATAGCTCAGGCCTTATCTGGAATTAATTAAGCGTCATAATATTTAAACGAAAAATCGGTAACCTTTGTAAGctagtactcctactagtaAAATGGTAATGCAAGCCATGGACAAATATTTCATGCCACTTTAAATTGGAAGCAGGAAATTCGAGGGacagaaaaaaaacagcaaaacCAAAATgtaaatatcaaattttatattagCAGTACTTGACAACAGAAACCGTAGTTAGTTCAGATACACTTGAAATAGAATTAACCTTGCATTATATTAAttatggatgatgatgatgatgagcatACCATACAGAAAGCCAAAGCATGATGACAGAAGTACTAAAAACCCTACAGTAGCAGGCAGGCACTCCGGAGCATGCAGCTCAGGAAATGTAACCAAAAGAGTAGAGTTTGATAAGAACACAAACAGTACATACACAGTAGCGCTACGTTGATAGCTCGATCGAATCGAATCCAATCGAATCCATCATTCCATCATGATGAGACgcatcgatccatcgatcgatcgatcggttttaACGAACTAAGGTTGGAGTAATCCATTAATTAAAACCCTCCTCCGGATTTGATTAAGCCCTACCTTGATTTTTGCTATATGCTGCTGATCTCTGAATATTACTGCTAGTTAAACACGGACAGCGGCAGCATGCACCCCGCCGCGtgcgcctccgccaccgccgccatcgccaccgccatctcgtcgccgttgccgccggcgccgccggtgttggtgttggtgttggtgttggtgttggCGCCATTGCCGGCGTTGGAgacctggtggtggtggtcggcgtcgccgcccggTACGAGGAAGTGTCCGTGCATGAAGTGTGGGTGCGGGATGAAGAAGTGGCCCTCCGGTGGCATCGGCCGCACGTCGGCTGATCTctccgtcggcggtggcggtggcggcgtcgggctAGCGGCTGGGCTCgccggggaggtggcggcggcggcggcggcggcggcctgagaCGAAGACGAGGAGGTGGGCGGGCGCTTGCGGCGCTTCTTCTCGTAGGCGATGCCGCGGGCCTTGGCCTGGCTGTCGCGGACCTCGCGGAGGTAGAGGcggacggcgcgggcgccgaAGGGGTTGGCCTCGGGGCGGCCGCCGTGCTCCTCaaaggcggcgcggaggcggccgacgaGCGCGTCGAGGCTGCCCCACGCCTGGCGGAgcgggcacgggcacggcgccggcggcgaggggtggcCGAAGAAGGGGCACCCCGCGGCGTGCACCTTCGTCTTCCCGAACTGGTCCAGGTACCGGAGGAACTCCAGCACGTGCGCGCCGCTGCACCGCGACAGCTccagcggcggccggtggtTGCGCAGGTACTGCCCGAACGTGTGCCAGTCCCGCCGCTTCTGCGACTCGTACCTGCTCGGCcgcggcgcctcgccgccgccgccgccggagctatccccgccgccgcctccctgcaTGACGTCCTAGCACAAGCAGCAGCAAACCTTTCTCCCTCCTCAGATCTGCATGCGTCAACACAAAAAGGCTAATCAAAATCAACCCCCCCCTGAAATGAATTCAACCAAAAATTAAAGCCACATCTTCTTTCAATTGCCGCTAGCGATCGCATGCTCGAATTCTCGGCAATCGATGGAACCAAAAAACCAAGCATAAAGCAAACGAAATTGAAGGCGGCTGGGGAAGCCGTACTCAATAAATCGATCAAGAAATTAACTGTGAATCGGTTGGTTGTTTCTGCTGCTGCCCCGGCGCTTTGCTTCACCAGCTAAGGACAACCAAACACGCAAGGAGAGATACAGATGCAACTAGGGTTTGGTTATCTCTAGTGGGGCGATTGGATTCGCTGGTCCAGACCAGAGAC from Oryza glaberrima chromosome 6, OglaRS2, whole genome shotgun sequence includes these protein-coding regions:
- the LOC127778084 gene encoding protein G1-like2; its protein translation is MQGGGGGDSSGGGGGEAPRPSRYESQKRRDWHTFGQYLRNHRPPLELSRCSGAHVLEFLRYLDQFGKTKVHAAGCPFFGHPSPPAPCPCPLRQAWGSLDALVGRLRAAFEEHGGRPEANPFGARAVRLYLREVRDSQAKARGIAYEKKRRKRPPTSSSSSQAAAAAAAATSPASPAASPTPPPPPPTERSADVRPMPPEGHFFIPHPHFMHGHFLVPGGDADHHHQVSNAGNGANTNTNTNTNTGGAGGNGDEMAVAMAAVAEAHAAGCMLPLSVFN